The Treponema primitia ZAS-1 DNA segment GCCATTCGTCAGCAAATGGATAGTCTTCATTATATCCACCTACCGAGTTAAATAATTCTTTTGAAAAGAACAAACCAGGACCTGGAACAAATAACCACCTCAAAATCATTTTTTTTTGGCATTTTAAATCAGTATTAATTTCTTTATAACATTTTTCATAAGAACTTTCTTCTTTTTCTATTAACTCTCTATCTTCACCAAAAAGTTTCAATTTGCAACAACAAATATTACAATTATTAATAGCAACAAAATTTACAAATTCATTTATAGAAAAAGGAAATAATTTATCATCCCCCGCTAATATTTTTATCCATTGTCCGGTTGAAGCATTAATACCTCGATTGAGATTTATTGCAGTACCTGTATTCTTATTTGGAACAATTATTTTTACATTTTTAAATAGTTTTCTGTTTTCTTCAAGCCACTTATTGCAAATATCTACAGTGTCATCAGAAGAATGGTCATCTGAAATTACTAATTCAATATTTTGATAAGTTTGTTCTTTTACACTTTCCAAAGTTTCAGAAATATATTCAGACGAATTAAATGTAATAATAACTATTGAAACTAAAGAGAATTGATCCATTTTACTTCTTCAGATTGAATATAAATAATTTTCATCATTATTTTAGTTGTGATATATACAACATGATTCTTCATGAAAATCATTCGTAATATTAATTCAATAACAATCTCTTCAGTCTTTATAATATTCACTAAGGCATTAGTGGAAAGACCTATCATTCTTTTAACAATATCTATACTCTATCTTTTTTATTAAATTTTGTAATAATATTACACATTTCTTCTTCTTTTAATAAAAAGAGACTTATACCATAAACAAACATACCCAAGGGTATACCAAAAACAAGTACAAGTATATTTGATCTTATCATTCTAACAAAAATTATTAAAAATACTGCCATAATAAATGTAGAAATTATAATATTTTTTTCATCAAATGTTTGTTTCAACACTCCATAACTAAATATGCACTTCGGCACATAAGCATTAATTAAATAAGAAATAAAAGCTGTAATAAAATTTCCAATAACTATTGCCTTTATACTTATTGGAAACGTAATAATCATTGCTATTAAAATCATTGGCATTTTACTCATATCCAACTTTAAAAAAAGGCCGGAACTTCCTATCGCATTTGCCAAATTTAGATTGAGGGCACTTAATGGATAAAATAAATAGGTTAATGCTGCCCAAAACAACAAATCAGCACTTGGAAGCCATTTATCAGTCAAAAGGACGATAATAATGTGCTTTGATAATAAAGCAATTCCGGTCATGATCGGGAAAACAAATATGGCGGTTATCCTCAATAGTCTTTTATATACTTCCAGTAGTTTAGATCGATCATTTTGTAATGATGTTAGTAAGGGAAACGTTGATGTTTGTAATACACTTGCAATTAGACCCGATGGTAATTGAGCGAATTGTTGCGCCCGAGTATAAAATCCTAGTTGCTTTGACTGGTATATTTTTCCGATCACGATAGAATAAATATTGTTAAATATTGTTGCTAACGTACCCGCTAATAATAACTTAGAACCAAAACTAAAAAGCCTTTTAAAGGATTGAAAAGAAATTTTTTGTGTTGGCCGCCAACACCCGACAATCCAAAACAAAACCATACTAACAATAGAACGAACTAACGACTGAATAACTAATGACCATACACCGTAATTATTATAAGCGGAGATAATCCCAATAACACCGGAAATTACAACAGAAACAAAATTTACCAGGGCAATTTTTTTAAAATCAACGGCAATCATTAAGCGTGCATTTTGTACAACAGTGAACGAATTAAAAATAATTATGAGAAATAAAACCCTTGTTAACTGTAGAAGAATCGGAGTGCGGTAAAAGTGCGCGATAAGAGGAGCAAACAAAAATAAGATAACATAAATAACAATACTAATTACAAAATTGAAAAAAAATACAGTGGAAAAATCTGTCTCCGTTCGATCCTGGCGTTGAATTAATGCATTTGAAAATCCGCTGTCAATGAAAATTTGTGATAGTGCAATAAATATTGTTAACATCGCGATTATACCATAATCATCCGGTGATAACAGGCGCGCTAATATAATCCCGATAACAAAGCTAACTATCTGCGTTGAAGCTTTTTCAAAAAAATTCCATAACATTCCAATGATTGTTTTTGATTTAATAAAATTTTTCACTTATTTAATTTCCGAATATTACAAATATTTTGATATGTTTTTATCTGCTCTTTTTCTTCCATACTCTGTAATCCTATATTTAAAAACAAAAGCCTCTTCATATACCTCTAATATACCTACCGTTGTAAGCGACATTAATTGCTTATCTATTTCGTTGATATTACATTGTATTTCTCCTTGATATATATTAAAAAAATTTTTATATATTTCTTGTGCAGTCATTCCGCCTTCTTGATGAAATAGTACCCGTATAATATTATAACGCATAGGAATATTAGATTCATCCATATTATTTTCCTTTATTAGTCAATATTCATTTGATAATATTGCGTAATGAAAAAAGCTCTTTAGGGTTACCAGCTATTAAGACAACACCGAAAATCAAAGTTATAAGACCAATAATAAAATTTATAGTTAATTTACTGCCAAGAAATAAAAACGCAATAACCGCTGCAACAAGGGTATATGTAACATTCAAAGCCATACCGCGTGCAGTTCCACAAGCATAGTTTGATTTATAATAATAGAGGCATGAAAAGCCTGATGCAAAACCAGAAGCACATAGGAATAAAAAACCGCTTGTAGGGATTGTGGCTATTAGTAATTTTATTGCACTTAAGTTATAACCAGAAATGAATAAAAGAGTTATAAAGAATATAATTGCAGAAACAAACTGTCGAATACCAACCGCTATATCGGGATCAATAAAATCCATGCAAGAACAGGCAAGATTCCCTTCAAGTGCCCAAGCAAGAGAGGAAACACCAGCTGCTATAATACCAAGATAAAAATGCGGATACGATTCCCCTGGAGTAATCATCCAGCTAATTATAATAGCTCCTGCCACACATACAAAAACTCCTATCCACCCTCGTAAAGATATTTTTTCTTTTAAAAAGGTTCTGGATAATATTGCACCTACTGCCGGACAGGTAGCACTTATTGCAACAGGATATATAGGACCTGCTAGAAATACACCTGTCGCAAAGGAAGCAGTCGCTAGCATTCCTCCAAATATAGATGCCACAATAATTAACCTTCCAGGCTTCGTTCTGAGAACTCTAAAATATTCCTTCCCTTTTCCTTTTTTCAGATTCATAAGAAGCATCCATATACTTGCCATAGTATCTTGTAAGCAACCTATGACAAAGGGAACGACAAATAATCCTAATCCGATACTGGAATTTAGTGGTTCGGTTGAACTTCCCAAAGTTTGAAATAAAGAAACAAAACCATAAAGCGCACCTCCAATTAATCCCCAAATAATTCCCTTTCTTGCATATGATAACTGTTTTTTTTCTTGGGTTTCGTTAATATCCATTTAATTCAATCCCTTCAATATATTACTTAAATATGATCGTAATTCTTTTAATTCTTTTGAAAAAAAATCATAGTTTGTTGAAATACTCCACGCGATCCAATAATCACATAATAACATAGTCGCCAATGTGGCAAGTCTTTTATCAGGTATTTCTGAAAGTTTCTCAGTAATTTCTATACAATCGGCGTGCTTATATATATATAGGGAAGCGAAGAAACAGCCTAAATCCCAATATCTTACTGAATAACAAAGAAATTCCCAATCAATTGGGACCAAGCCATTCTGTCCTTTAACAATATTTGTATATGCCATGTCACCATGACTTACATATTTTATATCATTAAGCAAATCTTTATACAGACCACCATCTGGAGAATAATCATATTTTTTAAAAACATTAAGAATAGAAATTGTTGGTTTTAATCCTGATCTGTTAATTTTTTCAGATAAATCTACTATTTCTTTAGCTGTTATTTGTGCAGTAACAGATCCTTCAATATAGGGAAGCAATACAATATTATCAAATCGCTGATAACTTGTGATCCCAAACAATTTTCTTTCAAGCAACTGAGTATATGCATCGTCAATAAAATTAATATCCCCATGAACTACTTTTTTAATAACAATATTACCAAGTTTTATATTAAAATTGGTGTCACCTCCCAATTTGATTGCATGTGATGGTGTTAATTTGTTAATCAATTCCGTTGTGGACATAAGACTACTGCGGCCCATTACATGAAATCCATTTACTGATTTTATATATTCATATACTTTTGGATTTTCGTCAAAATCGGTTCCTTGACAATGGTCAGTTATACTATACTTTTCATAAAACCATTGCTTGTAATTTTCAACATATGTTTCCAAGGGATCTTCTATAACCGTTACCCGTTTATTTGACTTAAATATTGTTTCTATTGTTTTTATACGATCCAGGCATGACTGTATTGGTGTTCTCTTAAAAGATTCTGTATATTTATCTGTGGCAACTCCAACGATCAAATTTTGATCGGGAAATGAATCAAGTATCTTTATTATGCTTTCCATATGTCCAGCGTGAAAAAGGTCAAATACCCCAGCAGTAAAGACATTGCCCGCTTTATTTGTATTCATAACCTATTGCCACCTTTATTTCTTTTAATATAGTATCCGCAACATGGGGATAATTAATTTTAAGTTTTCTATTAGCATATTCATCACGATTTTTTTTCAATTCATCGTTATTTGGAATTACAACAGCGTCAATAAAATTTAATATTTCTTTTTCACTAAATGCTTTATAATAAACATCTAAACACTCTTTACCAAATTTCGTAAATATTGTATTCATTTGTTTATAACTTTTTAACATATAGCAACATGGATTACCGGTAAACAAATATTCCACTAAAAATGAACTGCAATCGTGAATAATTGCATCGGAATTTACAAAAACATCAAAATACGTTCCTCCGCTAGAATAAATAACATTTTGATTTACAGTCAATTTCTCTAGATATTCATTTGCTTTTTTCTCTCCCCATATTTCTTCTTTAGATAAAGTGACAAACAATAGGGGGTGCGGACGAAAAATGAAATCAATATCAGGGTATTTTAGAGGTAATGCCTGAAAAAAATCAGCATATCGAAAAAAATTAGAAAATTGCAAATAATCCGGTATATCTTTAGCTATTGTATGATGAGGTGCAAGAATAATACGCTTACGTGAAAATTCCAACTTTTGTTGTATTGCAAAATCATCCATTTTACAATACCCAGTTAAGCTGACATTCTTTCCTTTAATGTCTTGATATCGTTGGTATTCCTTATATGAAAATTTAGTTTCCGAGAATACTTTCCAAAACATATTCATTGATGGCAAATTAATTATATTTTTTTTGGAATAATTCTCTGATGATAAAAATCCATAGTTAACATGGATCGTTAATACATTTTTATCTTTATAATATTCCATCTTAAAAAATTTATGGGTCATTTCATCGTAAGGATTCAAAAAACATACAATGTCGAATTTATCTGAATAATCGATAAACTTATTTATATCTTCGTTATACCCAAAAAATATTTTTTTCTCATCATACAAAGATAGAAATGTACTATATGTTTTATGTAACTGGGTTAACATATTGTCATTACCCCTATGAGTATCAGGAGTTACCACGATGTAGGGATCAAACAGATCGTCGTGCAACATCCGTTCAAATAGAGGTTTTGCAGAGAAAGTTGAATCATATATTACATAAAATCCAGCAACTATCTTCCGTTCTGACTTAACTTTCTCATGCACAATACTTATAACTTCAATGTAATGTTTTTGAACTTTATTATATTTAATCATTGCAACGATATATACAAAAGGTTTTTTAAGTCGAATAAATAAGGCCGATAATAGCTCTTGCTTTTTCCATTTGATTTTTAATTTCACCAAAAATTCTTTAATTGCCATTTAATTATTCCATTTATTAATAACATCAATTGTATAATGTATCTGATCGTCTATTAATACCGGACTCATAGGTAAACTCAACTCTTCATCATGGATTTGTTCCGTTATAGGGAACGATAAATTATTCCATTCCTTATAACATTCCTGTCTATGGGGCGGTATGGGGTAATGAATTATTGTTTGTAGTCCATTTTCTGTAAGGTAGTTCTGTAATTCAGTCCTTTTTTTTACCCGAATTGGGAATATATGGAATACATTATTGTTATAGTCAAAAACATTTGGAAGTATTACATTTGAATTCCTAATACCTTCTATATATTTCCTAGCTACTTCTTTTCGTAATTTATTATCTTCATCAAGATATTTTAATTTAACCGTAAGTACTGCAGCCTGGATTTCATCAAGACGGCTATTACTTCCCTGGTATTTAAAAACATATTTTTTTGATGAACCATAATTTGCAAGAGACCGAATCGTATCGGCAAGTTCTTTATCGTCAGTCGTTACTGCGCCTCCATCCCCAAGAGCTCCAAGGTTCTTTCCGGGATAAAAGCTATGTCCTGCGGCATCTCCAAGAGAGCCGGTTTTCTGTCCATTATATAAGCACCCATGAGATTGAGCATTATCTTCTATCAGCTTTAGATTATACTGTTTACAAAGCTGTCCTATCTTCTCGGTATACGCGCAACGGCCATATAAGTGCACAATCATGATTGCCTTTGTTCTTTTAGTTATCGCAGCCTCTATTTTTGCATCGTCAATTTGATAGGTATTTATATCCGGCTCTACCAAAATAGGTACAAGCCGGTTCTCGGTGATCGCCAAAATCGAAGCGATATAGGTATTTGCCGGGACAATTACTTCATCATCGGGAGATATTACACCCAGCTCGATATATGCCCGCAATATCCAGATAAGTGCATCGAGTCCATTGGCAACACCGATAGTATATTGTGTCCCGATGTATTGAGAATAATTCGTTTCAAAGAGTTTGTTTTCTTCACCCTGTAAATACCAACCGGAGTCTATAACACGGGTTACTGCACCATGAATTTCTTTAGAATACTTATCTGTTATATCTTTTAATGATAGAAATGAAACTGTCATAAATATTATTCCTCTAAGCTATATTTTTTACCCAGGTTATCATAAAACCATTCATCAATTAATATACCGGATTTAGTAATAAACCCTTTCTGAATAGCAGGGTTTCCATACCATACCGTATATGCAGGGATATCTTTTGTCACAACACTGCCTGCGCCGACAAGAGCATATTCGCCTACTGTATGACCAGCTATAATTGTGCTATTTGCACTTATTGAACACCCTTGCTTCAGAATAGTTTTTAAAAAGGTTTCCGGATATTGTTTGGATCTTGGTATTAAATCATTGGTAAATGTTACATTTGGACCTACAAATACATCATTCTCAATTATTACACCATTCCAAAGCTGCACACCCGATTTAACCGTAACATTATTCCCAATTCTTACTTCATTCTCTATCAAAACCTGGGCGCATATATTGCAATTCTCTCCAATTTCTGCACCGGCTAATATTACACAGAATTGCCAGATATTTGTATTAATACCGATTTTGGTTGCTTTTACGTCCGCAAGAGAATGTATCATTCAAATTTCCATTTTAAAAAAAGATCATAATCCCGCAGATAATCCATTTCATCATATACTTGTGATGCCAGGACAAGGCACACAGAACCGGATGAAAAATTATCAAGCTCCCGCCAGATTCCAGGAAAAACCAACAATCCCTGATATGGCCTATTCAATGTAAAGATACGTTTTATCTTACCATCATTTAATATGACATCAAAACTACCGGATGCCGCGACAATTAATTGCCGCAATTCTTTATGGGCATGACCCCCACGAGATTCCCCACCGGGGATATCATATAAATAATACACTCGCTGTACTTCAAAAGGGACATCTTTTACATTTTCGATTACAGTTAAATTACCTTTTTCCCGATGATTAACCGGTAGTTCAACAATCGAACAATCGTATACATTGGCTTTATTTATCATTTTTTATTAGAAGGAACACTTCATAATCACGGATATAATCGTTTTCCTCAAATTGCGTATTTGACACAATTAATGCTAAAGAATTAGTTGAAAAATTATTCATTTCCCGCCAGTATAATTGGGGAACATATAATCCATAATAGGATCTGTTCAGGCTGTATGTTTCCTTTTCAATTCCATCGTCAAGAATAACATCAAAACTCCCTGATAGGGCTACGATAAATTCTTCGTTTTCGTGATATGCATGTCCGCCACGTGATTCTCCCCCGGGAACATCGTATATCCAATAAGTTCTCTTTATTGCAAAGGGGATTTGATTGACATTTTCAAAAAACGATAGATTCCCACGTTTATCTAGTACTTTGGGTAATTCTATTATTTTAGGATTTTCTACTAAATGATTATTCATATAACATTCCATTAGTACACGATACTTTATTAATATTTTAACCTCTTAAAAAAAAGTCGTAATATTTAGCTACGTTTATCTTAGACAAAATATTTTCAATTGGATTTGTTATTAACATTCTAATTTTATCAATAAGCAAACACATAAAAAATACTACTATCACTGCTAAAAAATATAATAACCATTTATACCAATTTAAACCAAACTTACTATTTAAATATTGAAAAATATTTCCATAGGGAATAGATGTATGAATTATAAACACAGCTAAAGCAGATTTAGCCAACCAATTTATTTTTTTATTCATTACTTTAAATTTTCTAAATACCAGAAATAATGAAATAGAAGATAAAAGTATCAGAGGGTTGTTATAATTTAATGAATTTAATTTTAAAACATACCAATCATTAATTTCCAATTTGCTCACTAATAAAATTAAGGCGGACAATATCAATGAAAGTAAAATATAAATTAGTAAATATGATTTTATTTTGTATTCAGTTGATAAATACAAATATATATACCTTCCAATGAAATATAAATATACAAAATGCATAATATTATATCCATTAGCATTCGGATTTGAATTGTTAGGCATTGGATTAATGGCATAAAAACCTACCCATATATTTACAATGGTTAATATTACTAAACATGAAATGTGCTTATATTTATTGAATAAACTTATAAGTTTATTCAATAAGGGAGATATTACAAAAAGGCAAAAATATACTTGTAAAAACCAATTTCCTGAATGTGTAAATGGGAAAAATGATATGATTATTCTTTTTAATTCAACAATTCCAAATGAATGAGGATTAATTATATTTAATGAATCCAATATCCCAAAACCTAAATAATAAGATGTACAAAATATATATAGGTGAATAAAGCCTTTCCAACTAGCTTTTATTGAAAAATATCCGGAAATAAGTACGAAACAATTTACTGCAACAACAAAAAAACTTTCAAAAATTGTTGCACTGATGGAAGTTCCTACAATATCTAATGCTCCTCCAAATACATGTAAAAAGAGTATAAAAAACATGCATAATAATCTCAATAGTTCAAAATTAGATTGTCTTTCTAAACTGTTGGCTGTTGTTGGATTCATTATGCAAAAAATTTTCCTTTTGTCAAGATAACGCATTGCCTAAAAAATTTTCTAGCCGAAAAGGGCTGATTGCCCAGGAACTAAAACCTAGCCGAAATCAGACCACACCGGCCTGACCAGCCTCCTGACAGGGGGCGTCTTGAGCGTAAACTTTTCCCCGGTTGAGGTGCAAGAGCCGTTCAACCGCTTCGTTAAGCCCGCTGTTCAGTCGTGCTGATGCCCTTTATCTCCCGCGCCTTCCGCGCCGGTTTCAGCAGTATGTCCACTTCCGCCGGGCTTACCCGCAACAGCATCCCCCGAATCTCTTCGCTTATCCCGTAGTCCGGCTTTATCGACGCCGCCAAAAACTCAATCATTGACCGGATCAGGGGTGCCAGCAGTTTCCCGCACATCCACCCGTGATCCTCCCAGATGGCTGCCAGCGCCTTCACAAAGGGCTCCGTGCCATACTCGGACGGTCGGCCTCCCCGCTTCCCGCGTTTTCCTCTTTCCGGCGGCCTTCAGCTTCACCGGTCAGGGCATGCGCCAAGTAGTCCCGGTTCAACCCCGTCACGGCCATCAGCCGGTCCAGCAACTCCTTCTTCCCTTTCTTGCTTGCCTTCTGGTACTCCTGGTAACTTCCCCGTACCACCTCTTGTCTGCTATGCATATCTATCCTCACCCAGCCCCACCTTCTTGGTGGTGCAATTATAGTTTGGGCTAGATTTTTAGTTTTTAGGCATCCGGCTTTTCGGCTAGGTTTTATTTTTAGGCATCACGGATAAGTGCGGAACTCGTCGAAAATATAATCTAAATATTACACAGTATCTGATAGGGGAGGATCCGGGACAAGTTTCCCTTTATACGCCCGCTTGGACACACACAATTACCAATGTTTTAAAGAAGATAGATACATCCAGGAAGAACGATACATTTTTGATGTAATACAAGTCGTATTGCAGCTTTTTGTAGGTATCCCCTTTAGATGGCGAATGATATTCTCCGGACACCTGATCCCACCCTGACACTCCCGGTTTGACCAACAAACGCTGGCGATAAAACGGTATTTCCTGCTCTAATTCCGCAATCAATTCCGGCCGCTCAGGGCGGGGGCCAATAAAGCTCATCTCACCTTTTAATATGTTGAAAAACTGCGGGATTTCATCTATCCGCGTTCTTCTCAGGAATCTGCCAAATACGGTTACCCGCAAATCATTTCGCTTGGTGGGTTCGTGGGTGTTATCGGCCACGCTCATGGTACGGAACTTCACAATACCAAACTGCCTGCCCAAATAGCCCGTACGGGTCTGCTTGAAAAATACCGGACCGGGGCTTTCAAGTTTTATTATGAGCATAATGAATGGCCAGAACGGCAGGGAAACGGTCAGCAGACAAAGGGCTAAAAAAATATCACCCAGCCGCTTAATAAATTGGTATATATTCTTGGCGTTAAAATCAATGCTTTTTAAAAACCATAGCTCATTTATGGCGCCAAC contains these protein-coding regions:
- a CDS encoding acyltransferase family protein yields the protein MNPTTANSLERQSNFELLRLLCMFFILFLHVFGGALDIVGTSISATIFESFFVVAVNCFVLISGYFSIKASWKGFIHLYIFCTSYYLGFGILDSLNIINPHSFGIVELKRIIISFFPFTHSGNWFLQVYFCLFVISPLLNKLISLFNKYKHISCLVILTIVNIWVGFYAINPMPNNSNPNANGYNIMHFVYLYFIGRYIYLYLSTEYKIKSYLLIYILLSLILSALILLVSKLEINDWYVLKLNSLNYNNPLILLSSISLFLVFRKFKVMNKKINWLAKSALAVFIIHTSIPYGNIFQYLNSKFGLNWYKWLLYFLAVIVVFFMCLLIDKIRMLITNPIENILSKINVAKYYDFFLRG
- a CDS encoding sugar 3,4-ketoisomerase, which encodes MNNHLVENPKIIELPKVLDKRGNLSFFENVNQIPFAIKRTYWIYDVPGGESRGGHAYHENEEFIVALSGSFDVILDDGIEKETYSLNRSYYGLYVPQLYWREMNNFSTNSLALIVSNTQFEENDYIRDYEVFLLIKNDK
- a CDS encoding DegT/DnrJ/EryC1/StrS family aminotransferase, whose product is MTVSFLSLKDITDKYSKEIHGAVTRVIDSGWYLQGEENKLFETNYSQYIGTQYTIGVANGLDALIWILRAYIELGVISPDDEVIVPANTYIASILAITENRLVPILVEPDINTYQIDDAKIEAAITKRTKAIMIVHLYGRCAYTEKIGQLCKQYNLKLIEDNAQSHGCLYNGQKTGSLGDAAGHSFYPGKNLGALGDGGAVTTDDKELADTIRSLANYGSSKKYVFKYQGSNSRLDEIQAAVLTVKLKYLDEDNKLRKEVARKYIEGIRNSNVILPNVFDYNNNVFHIFPIRVKKRTELQNYLTENGLQTIIHYPIPPHRQECYKEWNNLSFPITEQIHDEELSLPMSPVLIDDQIHYTIDVINKWNN
- a CDS encoding glycosyltransferase family 2 protein, whose protein sequence is MDQFSLVSIVIITFNSSEYISETLESVKEQTYQNIELVISDDHSSDDTVDICNKWLEENRKLFKNVKIIVPNKNTGTAINLNRGINASTGQWIKILAGDDKLFPFSINEFVNFVAINNCNICCCKLKLFGEDRELIEKEESSYEKCYKEINTDLKCQKKMILRWLFVPGPGLFFSKELFNSVGGYNEDYPFADEWPFTTSIITTGNKIFLVDKELYYYRIHSGSLCRDELGMNERVFHDMRKYFYKEGFYKLVRNGDLFYAWHLYLNYILLTLNYKSNKRVFLKYFKLIMIFSPMTYLNLIKKVIKFINLGIARNPNKTK
- a CDS encoding acyltransferase; protein product: MIHSLADVKATKIGINTNIWQFCVILAGAEIGENCNICAQVLIENEVRIGNNVTVKSGVQLWNGVIIENDVFVGPNVTFTNDLIPRSKQYPETFLKTILKQGCSISANSTIIAGHTVGEYALVGAGSVVTKDIPAYTVWYGNPAIQKGFITKSGILIDEWFYDNLGKKYSLEE
- a CDS encoding sugar 3,4-ketoisomerase; translated protein: MINKANVYDCSIVELPVNHREKGNLTVIENVKDVPFEVQRVYYLYDIPGGESRGGHAHKELRQLIVAASGSFDVILNDGKIKRIFTLNRPYQGLLVFPGIWRELDNFSSGSVCLVLASQVYDEMDYLRDYDLFLKWKFE
- a CDS encoding DMT family transporter — encoded protein: MDINETQEKKQLSYARKGIIWGLIGGALYGFVSLFQTLGSSTEPLNSSIGLGLFVVPFVIGCLQDTMASIWMLLMNLKKGKGKEYFRVLRTKPGRLIIVASIFGGMLATASFATGVFLAGPIYPVAISATCPAVGAILSRTFLKEKISLRGWIGVFVCVAGAIIISWMITPGESYPHFYLGIIAAGVSSLAWALEGNLACSCMDFIDPDIAVGIRQFVSAIIFFITLLFISGYNLSAIKLLIATIPTSGFLFLCASGFASGFSCLYYYKSNYACGTARGMALNVTYTLVAAVIAFLFLGSKLTINFIIGLITLIFGVVLIAGNPKELFSLRNIIK
- a CDS encoding lipopolysaccharide biosynthesis protein, whose protein sequence is MKNFIKSKTIIGMLWNFFEKASTQIVSFVIGIILARLLSPDDYGIIAMLTIFIALSQIFIDSGFSNALIQRQDRTETDFSTVFFFNFVISIVIYVILFLFAPLIAHFYRTPILLQLTRVLFLIIIFNSFTVVQNARLMIAVDFKKIALVNFVSVVISGVIGIISAYNNYGVWSLVIQSLVRSIVSMVLFWIVGCWRPTQKISFQSFKRLFSFGSKLLLAGTLATIFNNIYSIVIGKIYQSKQLGFYTRAQQFAQLPSGLIASVLQTSTFPLLTSLQNDRSKLLEVYKRLLRITAIFVFPIMTGIALLSKHIIIVLLTDKWLPSADLLFWAALTYLFYPLSALNLNLANAIGSSGLFLKLDMSKMPMILIAMIITFPISIKAIVIGNFITAFISYLINAYVPKCIFSYGVLKQTFDEKNIIISTFIMAVFLIIFVRMIRSNILVLVFGIPLGMFVYGISLFLLKEEEMCNIITKFNKKDRV
- a CDS encoding adenylyltransferase/cytidyltransferase family protein, with protein sequence MNTNKAGNVFTAGVFDLFHAGHMESIIKILDSFPDQNLIVGVATDKYTESFKRTPIQSCLDRIKTIETIFKSNKRVTVIEDPLETYVENYKQWFYEKYSITDHCQGTDFDENPKVYEYIKSVNGFHVMGRSSLMSTTELINKLTPSHAIKLGGDTNFNIKLGNIVIKKVVHGDINFIDDAYTQLLERKLFGITSYQRFDNIVLLPYIEGSVTAQITAKEIVDLSEKINRSGLKPTISILNVFKKYDYSPDGGLYKDLLNDIKYVSHGDMAYTNIVKGQNGLVPIDWEFLCYSVRYWDLGCFFASLYIYKHADCIEITEKLSEIPDKRLATLATMLLCDYWIAWSISTNYDFFSKELKELRSYLSNILKGLN